The Dehalococcoides mccartyi CG5 genome contains the following window.
AGCGGCTAAATCAGCCAGATTGGTGATATGGGGTTTAATCTCTTCTTTTAAATCTGCTCCGTTTTTAGTATAAGCTCCCGCAGCATATTCCTGCTGTCCCGAAGGCAGCAGTGCCCATACCGTAAGCCCGCTTGCCAGATATGGGTATGCAGCCAGTTCCAGCGTGCCGATACCGCACAGAGGTATATCAAGAGTGTAGGCCAGGCTTTTGGCAGTGCTGAGGCCTATCCTCAGGCCGTTAAAACTGCCCGGCCCGATGGAAACCGCAATGGCGGTGGCATCTTTAAGGCTAAGCCCTGCAGACTCAAGCAGCCAGTCCAGCCGGGGCAACAGCTCCACAGTCTGGTTCTGGTGGCTAAGCCAGTTGTACTGGGCAACTATTTCATTATCTCTAAGTATAGCCAGCCCGGTATCCGGGGTGGCGGTATCAATGGCTATTAAAACCGGCATCCTTTACCCTCTGTGCAATCTCATTTAACAGCTCTTCATAGCGGATACCCCAGGCAGACAGGGTCAGTTTCCGTGTATCATCATCCAGATAGGCTATCTCTATCTGCAGATTTTCCGGGGGCAGCAGCTCATTGGCTTTGTCAGCCCACTCTACCACAGTTACTCCGCTGCCATAAAAATAGTCTTCCAGACCCAGTTCTTCTATCTCTTCACTCAGGTCCAGACGGTATAAATCTATATGGTACAAAGGTAGACGCCCGTACATTTCGCGGGCCAGCACAAACGAAGGACTCAAGGCATTTTCGGTAATATCCAGCCCCTTTGCCAATCCTTGGGTCAGGTTCGTTTTGCCTGCTCCAAGGTTTCCCACCAGGAAGATAATATCCCCGGCTGATGCCAGTTCACCTATTATCTTTCCCAGATCCTGGGTTTGCTGGGTACTGTGACTCACCAGTTCAAGTTGGTTCATTTCGGTTTTTTAAAATGCTCCCAGCCGTTCTTTTCCGGCTGAAGGGCCCTCCCATCTTTATCCACTAGTTTTAGTTCCTCCGGTTTACCCGGAATAATTTCGCCTATGATAGTAACCGGTATATGGCTCTGCACCGATATTTGCTCTATCACCTTGGCAGAGGCGGTAAATAATAGTTCGTAATCTTCACCCCCGTAGAGTGCCATGTTTTGGGCCTGCAAAGGGTAACTGAGGCGCAGGCTGGGATGGAGTGGCAGTTTATCAAGCTCTATTCTGGCACTTACCCGGCTCTGCCTGAGTATATGCCCAAGGTCAGTCACCAGCCCGTCGCTTATATCTATACAGCAATGGACGCCCTCGTTGACCAGTAACCGGGCTTCATTAATACGCGGTTCAGGGCGGTAAAAAGAGCGGTAAAATATCCGGCGGCTTTCATCTGTAACTTCGGTTTGGTTTAAAAGCATATCCAAACCGGCAGCAGCGTTGCCCAGATAACCGGTAACGGCTATTTTTTGTCCTGCCTGAGCGGCATTTCTGGTAAGCAGGCAGGACGGGTTTTCCGCCGAACCCAGCAGGGTAATAGCCAGATTTATAATAGAAGACTGGTTGGTATCCCCGGCTATTATTACAGTCTGGTATTTGTTAGCCAGACTGTACATAGCGTTATAGCAGTCTGTTACGCTGGAAACCAGAGTATCCGGCGGCAGGTCAATATTCACTACGGCATACTGGGGGAGCCCGCCCATGGCGGCAATATCGCTCATGTTTATAGCCAGCGCTTTGTAACCCAGATCTACCCAATTAAGCATGCTTCGGTTGAAATGTACGTTTTCAATCAGGCTGTCTACGGTGACCAGCTGGTATCCCCGGGGGAGAAAAACAGCGGCATCATCACCAATGTCCAGTATCAGGTTTTCACGGGCAGGGGTATTTTCATCAGGCTTTTGGTGCAAAAGAATGTTCAGTCTGTCTATCAGCTGGCATTCGCCTATGTCAGAAACCTTCATAATGCAGAGATTATACCATTTTTTAGCTGATGCCTGCAGTGCCGGAAATAGCCATTTTGTAAAATTTACGGGGCGGTTTCTCAGGTTTGGCTTACGTATGGGTTGCGAAGGGGTTTAACCTTGACAATTAATACATTGAGGAATATGATTGGTCTTTGAAATCGCCATCAATATGGCGTTTTTATTTGGCACTTACTCAAAAAAGCTGAGTTTTGTCATTGTTTAACTCTCCGTTTCAATGACTTCAGATATAGTATACATCTAAATAAATGCTTCAAAAGGTGATAGCTGATGAGTAGTTTGGCCGAAGCGCCTATCCAGGACCCCGGATTTGATTCTGAAGAGGCGCATAAACGTAAACAGTACATGGTTGACTTGTTCGTAGTTCAAGCAAAAAACTATGATTTCCACGATGATGTCTTCGGGCTTTATGCCCACCGTTTCTGGATGCGGACCGTTCTTAAAATAATCGGCAAGTTTATGAAAGGCCGTACCAGCACCAAAATGCTTGATTTGGCCTGCGGCACCGGTTTTGTCACTTTCAATACAGCCCGGAACTTTGAGAATATTGACATAGATTCCTTTGATATCAGCCCGGATATGCTGGCGGTTGCCAAGGAACGCTATGAAAAATATTTCAAGGGGCGCAGTATCAAGTTCTGGCAGGGTGATGCCGAAGTTCCCTTTGGCGAAAATAAATACGACCTGATAACCACCAGTTTTGCTTACCGCAACTTTGCCAACAAAGGGCTGGCTACCGAGAACGTTTTCCGCGCTCTTAAGCCGGGTGGTT
Protein-coding sequences here:
- the tsaE gene encoding tRNA (adenosine(37)-N6)-threonylcarbamoyltransferase complex ATPase subunit type 1 TsaE; this translates as MNQLELVSHSTQQTQDLGKIIGELASAGDIIFLVGNLGAGKTNLTQGLAKGLDITENALSPSFVLAREMYGRLPLYHIDLYRLDLSEEIEELGLEDYFYGSGVTVVEWADKANELLPPENLQIEIAYLDDDTRKLTLSAWGIRYEELLNEIAQRVKDAGFNSH
- the thiL gene encoding thiamine-phosphate kinase: MKVSDIGECQLIDRLNILLHQKPDENTPARENLILDIGDDAAVFLPRGYQLVTVDSLIENVHFNRSMLNWVDLGYKALAINMSDIAAMGGLPQYAVVNIDLPPDTLVSSVTDCYNAMYSLANKYQTVIIAGDTNQSSIINLAITLLGSAENPSCLLTRNAAQAGQKIAVTGYLGNAAAGLDMLLNQTEVTDESRRIFYRSFYRPEPRINEARLLVNEGVHCCIDISDGLVTDLGHILRQSRVSARIELDKLPLHPSLRLSYPLQAQNMALYGGEDYELLFTASAKVIEQISVQSHIPVTIIGEIIPGKPEELKLVDKDGRALQPEKNGWEHFKKPK
- a CDS encoding ubiquinone/menaquinone biosynthesis methyltransferase; amino-acid sequence: MSSLAEAPIQDPGFDSEEAHKRKQYMVDLFVVQAKNYDFHDDVFGLYAHRFWMRTVLKIIGKFMKGRTSTKMLDLACGTGFVTFNTARNFENIDIDSFDISPDMLAVAKERYEKYFKGRSIKFWQGDAEVPFGENKYDLITTSFAYRNFANKGLATENVFRALKPGGLFIIQDLTKPEHHPMRGLYIFYMKYVLPLFTSILGTEKSAARWLYKSAMMMPTNGQIAKLMESKGFEKCQYKSLSLGIACVIWGFKPEKSE